A portion of the Achromobacter sp. MFA1 R4 genome contains these proteins:
- a CDS encoding CBS domain-containing protein, translated as MKTVAELLREKANHAVVTVSPDSSVFDAVKTMADRSIGAVVVVEGEVVLGMLTERDYARKIVLQDRSSRTTKVRDIMTDSVYYVSPSDTREHCMAMMTERHFRHLPVIENDKLIGLLSIGDLVKDVMSEQKFIIHELERYITGERG; from the coding sequence GTGAAGACAGTTGCTGAGCTTCTCAGGGAAAAAGCCAATCACGCCGTCGTGACGGTGTCGCCGGACTCGTCGGTGTTCGACGCCGTCAAGACGATGGCCGACCGCAGCATCGGGGCGGTGGTGGTGGTGGAAGGCGAGGTGGTGCTGGGCATGCTGACCGAACGCGATTACGCGCGCAAGATCGTGCTGCAGGACCGGTCATCGCGCACGACCAAGGTGCGCGACATCATGACCGACTCGGTGTATTACGTCAGCCCCTCGGATACGCGGGAACACTGCATGGCCATGATGACCGAACGGCACTTTCGCCACCTGCCGGTCATCGAGAACGACAAGCTCATCGGCCTGCTGTCCATTGGCGACCTGGTCAAGGACGTGATGAGCGAGCAGAAATTCATCATCCACGAACTCGAGCGCTACATCACGGGCGAACGCGGCTGA